In Pseudophryne corroboree isolate aPseCor3 chromosome 7, aPseCor3.hap2, whole genome shotgun sequence, a single window of DNA contains:
- the LOC134943753 gene encoding speedy protein 1-A-like: MDSRSSPGPSTSSQYHQWKRKRGTCGQYGEEHSSSGSPSPCKWRRGRIVSEVKAPFLQREERVAFYGILEDDHIKNFLLGDTGLRTSDKYLLAMVLVYYKRAGLKMEEYRRNFFAALFLANQVEEDEAFRREIYPWALGWTWRTKMNRLHQRRDSLLRRMDFRAVVDRATCDLVMAEDPFHWAWMRTRPLHHGWAVRCYHRHWQEYQIRGPESSPLPCALCSAILDHTIKWEVVGNNICRQTEDEPETILKVTVQ; the protein is encoded by the exons ATGGACAGCAG GTCATCTCCTGGTCCTTCCACCTCTTCCCAGTACCACCAGTGGAAGAGGAAGAGAGGGACATGCGGACAGTATGGAGAAGAGCA CTCATCATCTGGATCTCCAAGCCCCTGCAAATGGAGAAGAGGACGGATCGTCAGCGAGGTGAAGGCTCCCTTCCTGCAGCGGGAGGAGCGGGTGGCTTTTTATGGCATCCTGG AGGACGACCACATCAAAAACTTTCTTCTTGGAGACACCGGCCTGAGGACATCTGACAAGTACCTCCTTGCTATGGTACTTGTCTACTACAAGCGGGCAGGCCTGAAGATGGAGGAGTATCGGAGGAATTTCTTTGCTGCCCT GTTCTTGGCAAACCAGGTAGAAGAGGATGAAGCTTTCAGAAGAGAGATCTACCCCTGGGCCCTCGGCTGGACATGGAGGACAAAGATGAATCGCCTGCATCAGAGAAGAGACAGCTTGCTGAGGAGGATGGACTTCAGAGCCGTGGTGGATCGGGCCACCTGTGATCTG GTCATGGCGGAAGACCCTTTTCACTGGGCCTGGATGAGGACTCGGCCATTACACCACGGCTGGGCCGTACGCTGTTACCATAGGCACTGGCAGGAGTACCAGATACGAGGCCCAGAGAGCAGCCCTCTACCTTGCGCTCTCTGCAGTGCCATTCTAGACCACACAATCAAGTGGGAAGTGGTCGGAAATAACATCTGCCGACAGACAGAAGATGAGCCCGAAACCATTCTAAAAGTCACTGTCCAGTAA